Below is a genomic region from Halorubrum depositum.
TTGTTCGCGAGCACGGCGTGGCGGTCGCGCTCCAGCGCGCGAGTCACGTGCGAGAAGCCGGGATCCGCGTCGTCCAGCGTCGTCGGCGTCGCCTCGACGAGGACGTCGTAGTCGGCCGCCAGCGCGTCCTCGGGGTCGTCGTCGCCGACGATCCCCCGCTCGGCCTTCCGGGCCACCACCGCGTCGGGGTCGACGCCCGCGTTCCGACCTCCCGTCCCGTCAGCGACGGCCGCCGTCGAGGAGTCCGCGACCGCGACGACCTCGTGACCGTACTCGCCCGCGAGCTCGACGACGGAGCGGCCGACGGCGCCCGCGCCGATGACGGCGAGCCTCACGCCTCCACCCCCGTGAGCGGCTCGACCAGCCGCAGCTCCTTCTCCTCGGCCAGCTCCCGGACCGCCGCGAGCGCGGCCTCGGTCTCGCCGGCGCGGGCCTCCAGGCGGAGCCGGGCGCTCGACACGTCCTCGGTGCCCTGCGGCGCCGCCAGCGACACGTCGGCGACCGACGCCGACGCGCAGGCCTCGATCCGCGAGAGCGTGTCGGAGAGGTCGGTGTCGATGAGGTGGCCGAATAAGAGCAGCGTCACCTCCTCGGCGTACCGCTCCGTCCCGGCCTGCATCACGTTCACGCCCTCGGACCGGAGCGCCTCGACGATCCCCTCGAAGCGCTCCTGGGTCGCCTCGAAGTCGACCTCGACCGGGATCCGGCCGCGGGGCGTCTTGTTCCCCCGCTCGTGGTAGATAGAGAGGAGGTTCCCGCCGTTGTCGGCGATCGGCCGGAGCGCGGCGAGCAGCTGCCCCGGCTCGTCGACGAGCTCGAGCCGCACCGTGTGCGTCGACGGCGTCGCCGAGGCGTGCCCGCCGTCGGGGCTGGCGTCCTCGTCGTCGGACCGCCCGTCGACCCCCTCGTGGGCGTCGCTCACGCCGCCACCTCCGCGGGGGCCGCCGTCGACGCCGTCGGCGCTGTCGGCGCGATCCGGCACGGTCCTGTCGGCGACGCGGAGCGGTCGCTTGCTGGCTCCGTCGCGATGCGCCGAGCGGGAGTCGTGCCCGTCTGCATACCCGAAAGGAGTCGGGGGATCCGGTATAAGCCTTCGGCGATGGCAGGCGTTGCCTCGCTTCCGCCCGTGTGAACTCACGGCACGGACGGCGGCGAGGACGGAGCGAGCGCGAGAACCGCGAAAACGGA
It encodes:
- a CDS encoding amino acid-binding protein; this translates as MPDRADSADGVDGGPRGGGGVSDAHEGVDGRSDDEDASPDGGHASATPSTHTVRLELVDEPGQLLAALRPIADNGGNLLSIYHERGNKTPRGRIPVEVDFEATQERFEGIVEALRSEGVNVMQAGTERYAEEVTLLLFGHLIDTDLSDTLSRIEACASASVADVSLAAPQGTEDVSSARLRLEARAGETEAALAAVRELAEEKELRLVEPLTGVEA